In the genome of Pseudomonas fluorescens, the window CTCAAGTCGAACCTGGCCCTGCCCGTTGGCTATGGCGGTGGGTTGCGGGACCGGTTAAAGGCTTCCGGCTATCAGGCAACCATGGTGCGGTCCATCCGTGTGGTGGGTGCTCGGGATGCCGAAGAAGCCTTCGATATGTTCCAGGACGAGCACTGCGCCGCGCTGCTCGACAACCAATACGCCGACATCGGTGTCAGCCGCGCCGGGAGCGAGTGGCAAGTGGTGCTGGCACGGCCGGTGCTCGACGGGAAAACCGGCGATCCACGCAGCGCCGCACAGGCGTTGCTGGCGCAGGTCAACGCAGCCCGGGCCAAGCCGCGCCTGTGCGGTCGCCAGCGGTTCGCCGCCGCACGGCCGCTGTCCTGGAGTGCAGCCTTGGGCTCCGCAGCACAAAGCCACAGCAAGGATATGGCCTACGGCAACTATTTCGCCCACCAGGACCCCGACGGTGACATGCCCTCCGACCGCGCCAGGGCCGCCGGCTACCGTGGCCGGCAGATCGGTGAAAACATCGCCGCCGGGCAAGGTTCACCCAGCAAGGCCATGGCCGGTTGGCTCGCCAGCCCCGGGCA includes:
- a CDS encoding CAP domain-containing protein; its protein translation is MRQTAVALRFSSLCLFSLLPVFASPAHADGQRQLVDAINDYRAHPQRCDRRPTQRLSPLTLKSNLALPVGYGGGLRDRLKASGYQATMVRSIRVVGARDAEEAFDMFQDEHCAALLDNQYADIGVSRAGSEWQVVLARPVLDGKTGDPRSAAQALLAQVNAARAKPRLCGRQRFAAARPLSWSAALGSAAQSHSKDMAYGNYFAHQDPDGDMPSDRARAAGYRGRQIGENIAAGQGSPSKAMAGWLASPGHCANLMNPMFTQVGAAYAANARSDNGVYWTMLFGAP